A single Ktedonobacteraceae bacterium DNA region contains:
- a CDS encoding ribonucleotide-diphosphate reductase subunit beta, translating to MSIEMSLENASLTQLQQTPIDSVLHIIDEGLVHLPTYRELYYRWERQQWRAQDIDFSEDREQWANMSEDERMMRIYGLSAFFQGEACVTDTLSPYVFAMPDEEMRIFLTTQLVDEARHTVFFARFFRDVMGIEKPNMEEMLAFARQYMNTGLKFILIESLSEVADRIRREPGNLAHLVEGITLYHVIVEGTMALAGQRGILEAYRQFNLFPAFRGGFTAVARDESRHVVFGVKFLREMIQQDKANAQVVHDALKKYAQTAIEAITPAPEQIKNMLAQGMDPWVTPRYAQDSLRKKLKVIGLEMELPAVPPPPILGV from the coding sequence ATGTCCATTGAAATGTCGCTGGAAAACGCTTCGTTGACACAGTTGCAGCAGACTCCTATTGATAGCGTTTTGCATATTATTGACGAGGGGCTGGTTCATTTGCCCACCTATCGCGAACTCTACTATCGCTGGGAGCGCCAGCAATGGCGTGCCCAGGATATTGATTTCAGCGAGGACCGCGAGCAGTGGGCGAATATGTCCGAGGATGAACGCATGATGCGCATCTATGGACTATCGGCCTTCTTCCAGGGCGAGGCCTGCGTCACCGACACACTCAGTCCTTATGTCTTCGCCATGCCGGACGAGGAGATGCGCATCTTCCTGACCACGCAGCTGGTCGACGAGGCCAGGCACACCGTCTTCTTCGCCCGTTTTTTCCGGGATGTGATGGGCATCGAAAAGCCCAACATGGAAGAAATGCTCGCCTTCGCGCGCCAGTACATGAACACCGGGCTGAAATTTATCCTGATCGAGTCGCTTTCAGAAGTAGCAGATCGCATCCGGCGCGAGCCTGGCAACCTCGCGCACCTGGTCGAGGGTATCACGCTCTATCACGTGATCGTCGAGGGCACGATGGCGCTGGCGGGACAGCGCGGCATCCTGGAAGCCTACCGCCAGTTCAACCTCTTCCCGGCTTTCCGCGGCGGCTTCACGGCGGTCGCACGCGACGAATCGCGGCACGTCGTCTTCGGCGTCAAATTCTTGCGCGAGATGATCCAGCAGGACAAGGCCAATGCTCAAGTCGTGCATGACGCGCTCAAAAAATACGCGCAAACGGCCATCGAAGCCATTACGCCCGCTCCCGAGCAAATCAAGAATATGCTTGCACAGGGCATGGATCCCTGGGTCACGCCGCGCTACGCCCAGGATTCGCTGCGTAAGAAATTGAAGGTGATCGGCCTGGAGATGGAGCTGCCGGCAGTCCCACCCCCACCGATCCTCGGAGTATAA
- a CDS encoding Lrp/AsnC ligand binding domain-containing protein: MVSAVVLINVQRGQVNETAQSLLEIDGVAEVYSVTGEYDLVALLRLQHYEDLAEVVTTRMVKIPAITKTNTLMAFQCYSRADLQQAWDIGIE, from the coding sequence ATGGTATCTGCTGTCGTCCTCATCAATGTCCAGCGCGGGCAGGTGAACGAAACGGCCCAGAGCCTTTTAGAGATCGATGGCGTGGCGGAGGTCTACTCGGTCACGGGCGAGTACGATCTGGTCGCTCTGCTGCGACTGCAACACTACGAAGACCTGGCCGAGGTCGTCACCACCCGCATGGTCAAAATTCCGGCCATCACGAAGACGAATACGCTGATGGCTTTCCAGTGTTATTCGCGGGCGGATTTGCAGCAGGCATGGGATATCGGAATTGAGTGA
- a CDS encoding zinc-ribbon domain containing protein: MMEFTDRILYCRDCNQEFTFTAGEQEFFESRGLTNAPSRCPSCRAARKQSGGGRSNRGQGTGYRERESRPMYTITCASCGNEAQVPFQPRDDRPVYCSDCYRPQDSGRSHNQHERW, translated from the coding sequence ATGATGGAATTTACCGACCGCATCTTGTATTGCCGCGACTGTAATCAGGAATTTACCTTCACGGCTGGCGAACAGGAATTTTTCGAGAGCCGGGGCCTCACCAATGCGCCGAGTCGTTGCCCCTCGTGCCGTGCCGCGCGCAAGCAGTCAGGTGGCGGACGTTCAAATAGAGGGCAGGGGACAGGGTATCGCGAACGCGAATCACGCCCCATGTATACTATTACCTGTGCCAGTTGTGGCAATGAGGCACAGGTTCCTTTCCAGCCACGCGATGACCGGCCCGTTTATTGTAGCGATTGTTATCGCCCGCAAGATTCTGGCCGCTCCCACAACCAGCACGAGCGCTGGTAA
- a CDS encoding serine/threonine-protein kinase: MADWSGQQLGNYHLIRLLGRGGFAEVYLAKHTYLNTNTAIKILRVRLAAGDEESFLTEARIIASLVHPHIVRVLDFGIADNTPYLVMDYAPNGTLRQRHPRGTILPLLTIVSYTRQIAEALQYAHSRKLIHRDIKPENLLLGANNEILLSDFGTALLVQTVHNESLHEMAGTVTYMAPEQIQGKPRPASDQYGLAVMVYEWLCGECPFRGSFVELFSQHMTANPPSLRAKIPSIPADVEQVVMTALAKDPAQRFGSVKAFANALEQACLIEQPTISAPPYVPPSQPLLAAEVPSQKNKPDSVSFTTLDQNNSDVYNTAILPPSLSEKSTPLPVSTPSSSEVDPSGAAPAITPVLSSIGVQMPSAPPASTGKKGQISRRSVVVGLAGVAVVAAAAGGSIIYLPQLFKQTKNVVKQHIATATPAPNTVGQPTLFTYHGHMGAINGIDWSPDGTRVVSGGNDFLVQVWNTSGSNPLFLYRHGQVVKAVAWSPNGKYIASTSKDKTIQVRDAGNGKLLHTITANKGPVNAVSWSPDSKTIVSAGSDKEVKVWDALTGNNAMMLYHDLSPINTVAWSPNGKYIASGGGDHVIKVWDVMAGKLIYTFNQHTDAIRSIAWSLDSKWIVSGSNDQTARVWEATSGQVMWSYQEHLGVVHSVTWSPNGQFVAVGSNSGYIRVLDAASGQQAFFHDGQTGSINALAWSVSGAQIVSGSSDKTAQVWKAM; this comes from the coding sequence ATGGCCGACTGGTCTGGACAACAACTGGGGAATTATCACCTGATTCGCTTGTTGGGCAGGGGAGGCTTCGCGGAAGTCTACCTGGCAAAGCATACCTATCTCAATACCAATACCGCCATTAAAATATTGCGTGTGCGCCTGGCAGCGGGTGATGAGGAGAGCTTTTTGACGGAGGCCCGCATCATCGCCAGCCTGGTTCATCCTCATATTGTGCGCGTACTCGATTTCGGCATAGCTGATAATACACCGTACCTGGTAATGGACTACGCTCCCAATGGCACACTGCGCCAGCGCCATCCACGCGGCACCATCCTGCCCTTGTTGACGATTGTCTCCTATACCCGTCAAATCGCGGAAGCCTTGCAGTATGCGCACAGCAGGAAACTCATTCATCGCGACATCAAGCCAGAAAACCTGTTATTGGGAGCAAATAATGAAATCCTGCTCAGCGATTTTGGCACGGCCCTGCTCGTTCAGACCGTGCATAATGAAAGCCTGCACGAAATGGCCGGTACGGTCACCTATATGGCCCCGGAGCAGATTCAGGGCAAGCCTCGCCCGGCAAGCGATCAGTACGGACTGGCCGTCATGGTGTACGAGTGGTTGTGTGGCGAGTGTCCTTTTCGTGGCTCATTCGTCGAATTGTTCAGCCAGCATATGACGGCGAATCCCCCGTCCTTGCGCGCGAAGATTCCTTCTATTCCGGCTGATGTCGAGCAGGTTGTCATGACCGCGCTGGCGAAGGACCCGGCGCAGCGTTTTGGCAGCGTCAAGGCTTTCGCCAATGCCCTGGAACAGGCATGCCTGATAGAGCAGCCTACTATCAGCGCGCCTCCATATGTGCCGCCGTCTCAACCACTGCTAGCCGCAGAAGTACCCTCCCAGAAAAATAAGCCCGATTCGGTATCTTTCACCACCCTCGATCAGAACAACTCCGACGTTTACAATACGGCCATATTACCCCCATCCTTATCGGAAAAAAGTACGCCGCTGCCGGTATCTACACCTTCATCATCAGAAGTCGATCCATCAGGAGCGGCACCGGCTATTACGCCTGTGCTTTCATCGATAGGCGTTCAAATGCCTTCCGCGCCTCCAGCATCGACCGGCAAAAAAGGCCAGATTTCGCGCCGTTCGGTCGTGGTGGGCCTGGCAGGGGTAGCCGTGGTCGCGGCGGCAGCCGGAGGCTCGATTATCTACCTGCCGCAGCTTTTCAAACAAACAAAAAATGTCGTGAAGCAACATATAGCTACAGCAACGCCCGCACCCAATACAGTCGGGCAGCCGACTCTGTTTACGTATCACGGGCATATGGGTGCGATTAACGGGATCGACTGGTCGCCCGATGGCACTCGCGTCGTCTCCGGCGGCAATGATTTTTTGGTGCAGGTATGGAATACGAGTGGCAGCAATCCTCTCTTTCTCTACCGGCATGGGCAGGTGGTAAAAGCCGTCGCCTGGTCGCCCAATGGCAAATATATCGCCTCCACGAGCAAGGACAAGACCATCCAGGTGAGAGATGCCGGCAATGGGAAACTGCTGCATACCATTACAGCCAATAAAGGTCCCGTTAATGCCGTATCCTGGTCGCCCGATAGCAAAACGATTGTATCCGCCGGCTCGGATAAAGAAGTCAAAGTCTGGGATGCCCTGACAGGAAATAATGCCATGATGCTGTATCACGATTTGAGTCCGATAAATACCGTCGCCTGGTCGCCCAATGGCAAATACATCGCCTCCGGTGGGGGTGATCACGTGATAAAAGTCTGGGATGTAATGGCGGGAAAACTCATTTACACGTTTAACCAGCACACGGACGCGATACGAAGCATTGCCTGGTCGCTGGACAGCAAATGGATCGTTTCCGGTAGCAACGATCAAACGGCCAGGGTATGGGAAGCCACTTCGGGGCAGGTCATGTGGAGCTACCAGGAGCACCTGGGGGTCGTACATTCCGTGACCTGGTCACCCAACGGCCAGTTCGTAGCCGTCGGAAGCAACAGCGGCTATATTCGGGTGCTGGATGCTGCTAGCGGCCAGCAAGCCTTCTTTCACGATGGGCAGACCGGCTCGATCAACGCGCTTGCGTGGTCTGTCAGTGGCGCCCAGATCGTCTCGGGCAGCAGCGATAAGACGGCGCAGGTATGGAAGGCGATGTAG
- a CDS encoding DUF6585 family protein, translating to MIQQPLQTNTFQQPLPFEVQQQAGIYNLGALTGVYKPRFTNPLFIIGMTIVAIVVDIAILIAILQTGWIVYVFVALPFVALVYAIRGIIDANLRVYTFTEGLIRAKGKALDVIRYDQVAQVFFISRKGSYGTVSYTLTLVRSDGARFKISNTIQYINTLGSTVQSEVVRRHMPQALQAFKAGNTLSFGPLTVNYQGIGNGRGVLPWNMIQPIILQRGFLIVKQIGQNSNFARVKVTEVPNLPVLLGIVKYAQNPR from the coding sequence GTGATCCAACAACCATTACAGACAAACACCTTTCAGCAACCTTTACCATTCGAAGTGCAGCAGCAGGCCGGTATCTACAATTTGGGAGCATTGACGGGGGTCTACAAGCCTCGTTTTACCAATCCACTCTTTATTATCGGCATGACCATTGTGGCCATCGTTGTCGATATCGCAATCCTTATCGCAATCCTTCAAACAGGCTGGATTGTCTATGTGTTCGTCGCGCTTCCTTTTGTGGCCCTCGTTTATGCGATCAGGGGGATAATAGACGCCAATTTGCGCGTCTACACCTTCACTGAGGGTTTGATACGCGCCAAAGGCAAAGCGCTGGATGTCATCCGCTATGACCAGGTCGCGCAGGTCTTCTTCATCTCGCGTAAAGGTAGTTATGGCACGGTCTCCTATACGCTCACGCTGGTGCGCAGCGATGGCGCGAGGTTCAAAATTAGCAACACCATCCAGTATATAAATACGCTTGGATCGACGGTGCAATCAGAGGTGGTCAGGCGTCACATGCCCCAGGCACTGCAAGCCTTTAAAGCCGGAAATACCCTATCCTTTGGCCCCTTGACCGTCAATTACCAGGGCATTGGCAATGGCAGAGGCGTCCTTCCCTGGAACATGATACAGCCGATCATCCTGCAACGCGGCTTCCTCATCGTCAAACAGATTGGGCAGAATTCAAACTTCGCAAGGGTGAAGGTGACGGAAGTGCCTAATCTGCCCGTTTTGCTGGGCATCGTGAAGTACGCGCAAAACCCAAGGTAG
- the dtd gene encoding D-aminoacyl-tRNA deacylase, whose translation MRAILQRVSHASVTVDEKLVGQIGQGLLILLGVGQNDSEMEVKTLADKIVHLRIFSDDQGKMNLSLLDIGGEALVISQFTLYADTRRGRRPSFTGAASPSLAVPLVERFKEAIAAHGLRVAEGIFGAHMHVELLNDGPVTIWLDTKE comes from the coding sequence ATGCGAGCCATATTGCAACGAGTAAGCCATGCCAGTGTCACCGTAGACGAAAAGCTGGTGGGCCAGATCGGTCAGGGGCTGCTGATCCTGCTTGGTGTCGGGCAGAATGATAGTGAGATGGAGGTGAAAACCCTGGCTGACAAAATCGTTCATCTTCGTATTTTTAGCGACGATCAAGGGAAGATGAACCTGTCACTACTTGATATCGGTGGCGAAGCTCTGGTTATCTCACAGTTTACCCTGTATGCCGATACGCGTAGAGGGCGGCGTCCCAGCTTCACAGGTGCGGCCTCACCATCGCTGGCGGTGCCACTGGTCGAACGCTTCAAAGAAGCCATCGCTGCTCATGGACTGCGGGTCGCCGAAGGTATCTTCGGCGCGCATATGCACGTTGAATTGCTGAATGACGGTCCGGTCACCATCTGGCTTGATACAAAGGAATAG
- the rpsU gene encoding 30S ribosomal protein S21: MSHIHINPGDSFEIALKRFNRKVQEAGILAESRRRRHYESPQVRRKRKAEAQRRRRRRSR; encoded by the coding sequence ATGAGTCACATTCACATCAATCCCGGGGACTCCTTTGAGATAGCACTCAAACGATTCAACCGCAAAGTACAGGAAGCCGGGATCCTGGCGGAGTCGCGCCGCCGCAGGCACTATGAAAGCCCGCAGGTACGCCGCAAGCGGAAAGCAGAGGCACAGCGTCGCAGGCGTCGTCGCTCTCGTTAA
- the acpS gene encoding holo-ACP synthase: MDDDLPMLFTPLVRQPGVEIPDWLFGPRGKAGLPAPLIPTQGVNVAVGIDIIEVDRVRKVYEHHGERFLKRVYTEMEVRQCRGKPTRLAGRFAAKEAISKALGTGIHGVAWREMEVVQLRSGRPTVTLHGNARRRAELLGISAFDVSIADLNAFSIAVAVAIQTQRP; encoded by the coding sequence ATGGACGACGATTTGCCGATGCTTTTTACGCCACTGGTTCGCCAGCCGGGAGTAGAGATTCCTGACTGGCTTTTCGGGCCGCGTGGGAAAGCCGGCTTGCCCGCGCCATTGATCCCAACGCAGGGTGTAAACGTTGCCGTTGGCATCGATATCATCGAGGTGGATCGCGTCCGCAAGGTCTACGAACATCACGGCGAGCGCTTCCTCAAACGTGTGTATACCGAGATGGAGGTGCGCCAATGCCGTGGCAAGCCCACGCGCCTGGCCGGTCGCTTTGCCGCCAAAGAAGCTATCAGCAAGGCGCTTGGCACCGGCATCCATGGCGTTGCGTGGCGCGAAATGGAAGTCGTGCAATTGCGCAGCGGACGCCCCACCGTCACGCTCCACGGCAACGCCAGGCGGCGTGCCGAACTGCTCGGCATCAGCGCTTTCGATGTCAGCATAGCCGACCTCAATGCCTTCTCCATTGCCGTGGCCGTGGCTATTCAGACACAACGTCCGTAG
- a CDS encoding acetolactate synthase: MGLIHGGWLVARTLKREGVEVVFTLSGGHIAAIYDGCVREGIRVVDTRHEQAAVHAAEGWAKCMRKPGVALLTAGPGVTDGVTGVANAYLAGSPVLVIGGAAPLGLWDRGALQEMNQIDLLRPITKWARTVHETSRLAEYTAAAFRQMLSGKPGPTFLEMPMDVLNNFADTDTLFDPGDPANYRFSGRTAPDPDMVEKAAALLDAAERPVIMAGTAVWWCDAAEPLRQLAERISAPVYLNGAGRGCLPPTHPLFFSASRRKALEGADTILAIGTRMDFRLNHGQPPLIPAEAKVIWFDLAAEDIGINRGAAVGLAGDVGLSMSQVAAATKQKPAEGEWLAYIREQENAAMERDTKLMSSDAVPIHPMRFCREIRDFIDEDTTVVGDGGDIVSYAGRVVNVCKPGYWLDPGPMGCLGTGTGFAMAAQIARPGQKVLIIHGDGAFGLNGMEFESMVRQKLPVVSIIGNDGAWGQIKHPQKAIIGHATAAELTPGIRYDKMVEALGGYGELVERPEDIRPALERAFASGLPACVNVLIDPEKPYSRSTNVAV, translated from the coding sequence ATGGGCCTCATCCACGGCGGCTGGCTGGTCGCCAGAACCCTCAAGCGCGAGGGCGTCGAAGTCGTCTTTACACTGAGCGGTGGACATATTGCCGCTATTTACGATGGCTGCGTGCGCGAAGGCATTCGCGTGGTAGATACGCGCCACGAACAGGCGGCAGTACATGCCGCCGAGGGCTGGGCCAAATGCATGCGCAAACCCGGTGTCGCCTTACTGACTGCCGGTCCGGGCGTAACCGACGGCGTGACAGGCGTGGCCAACGCCTATCTCGCGGGCAGTCCTGTGCTCGTCATTGGTGGAGCAGCTCCCCTCGGCCTGTGGGATCGCGGCGCGTTGCAGGAAATGAACCAGATCGACCTGCTGCGCCCCATCACCAAATGGGCGCGCACCGTGCATGAAACCTCGCGCCTCGCCGAATACACTGCCGCGGCTTTCCGCCAGATGCTAAGCGGCAAGCCCGGCCCGACCTTCTTAGAGATGCCGATGGATGTCCTGAACAACTTCGCCGATACCGATACGCTCTTCGACCCCGGCGACCCCGCGAACTACCGCTTTTCAGGCCGCACCGCTCCCGACCCGGACATGGTGGAGAAAGCCGCGGCGCTACTAGATGCCGCCGAACGCCCGGTGATTATGGCGGGAACGGCCGTCTGGTGGTGCGATGCCGCCGAACCCCTGCGCCAACTGGCCGAACGCATTTCGGCCCCTGTCTACCTCAATGGCGCCGGGCGCGGTTGCCTGCCGCCCACGCATCCCCTCTTTTTCTCGGCATCGCGGCGCAAGGCGCTGGAGGGCGCAGATACCATCCTGGCGATTGGCACGCGCATGGACTTTCGCCTCAATCACGGCCAGCCGCCGCTCATTCCCGCGGAGGCGAAGGTGATCTGGTTCGACCTGGCAGCCGAGGATATCGGCATCAATCGCGGCGCGGCGGTTGGACTGGCGGGCGATGTCGGACTGAGCATGAGCCAGGTGGCCGCGGCTACCAAACAGAAGCCGGCAGAAGGCGAATGGCTCGCCTACATTCGCGAGCAGGAGAACGCGGCCATGGAACGCGATACGAAGCTGATGAGTTCAGACGCGGTACCCATTCACCCCATGCGCTTCTGCCGCGAGATACGCGACTTTATCGACGAGGATACGACGGTAGTGGGCGATGGCGGCGATATCGTCAGTTATGCCGGGCGCGTCGTCAACGTCTGCAAACCGGGCTACTGGCTCGATCCCGGTCCCATGGGTTGCCTGGGAACCGGCACCGGCTTCGCCATGGCCGCGCAAATCGCTCGCCCCGGCCAGAAGGTCTTGATTATTCACGGTGACGGCGCGTTTGGCCTGAACGGCATGGAGTTTGAAAGCATGGTACGCCAGAAACTGCCCGTGGTCTCGATTATCGGCAACGACGGCGCCTGGGGCCAGATCAAGCATCCCCAGAAGGCGATTATCGGACACGCGACGGCGGCGGAACTCACCCCCGGCATCCGCTACGACAAAATGGTCGAGGCGCTGGGAGGCTACGGCGAACTGGTGGAGCGCCCCGAAGACATTCGCCCGGCACTCGAACGCGCCTTCGCGTCTGGACTACCTGCCTGCGTCAATGTGCTGATCGACCCGGAGAAGCCGTATAGCCGGTCGACGAATGTGGCAGTATAA
- a CDS encoding divalent metal cation transporter produces MAKKQRPDPEQDIEAGMVVEATKGDLGEDDVSKPKVTGVVEDRQGNVKKFEVEKGVVFKKKLEIPADRVQAVEQEPGTNGQPGKVIVDAGKQEIADLAPVGEEALAPEKRHKEDILDRVERTIPTAEGLRELEASPPPPADEEQAPASTRGSRNIFLRVLGPGFLSGMAGNDSSAVTSYSVDGATNGYAHLWLLLLSTPLYQSVQFACAKVGRVTQKGLADVLREHYSRGVAIIAACILILANMALIAADLVAVGSGLELITHISWIWFVLPVGASLWYITVYRNFEALKKIFIAMSLVFVVYIITAIFSGANWGAVLLHTFVPQIDFGFASISSAVALLGATISPYTMFWQVQGEKEEKRTGSTRKQLREAGLDIASGVVSGNLVSFFIIVCTAATLYAHHQGIQTAADAAKALQPLLGPFAEYLFAIGFIGAGIVAIPVLLASTSYAIAGTFGWPAGLSKKPWQNEGFYLILSACSIISIGIAFLRIDPIQLMFWANVLNGVLAPPLVVYLIIIGNNRKIMGEHRLNLITNIGMVLTALVMFAATILLFYGLATGKGG; encoded by the coding sequence ATGGCGAAAAAACAACGTCCTGACCCGGAGCAGGATATCGAGGCTGGGATGGTGGTGGAGGCAACCAAGGGTGATCTCGGCGAAGACGATGTCAGCAAGCCGAAGGTCACCGGTGTGGTTGAAGACCGGCAAGGCAACGTCAAGAAATTTGAGGTCGAGAAGGGCGTTGTCTTCAAGAAAAAACTCGAAATTCCTGCCGACCGCGTTCAAGCGGTCGAGCAGGAGCCTGGCACAAACGGGCAACCGGGCAAGGTGATCGTCGATGCCGGCAAACAGGAAATTGCCGACCTGGCGCCTGTCGGAGAAGAGGCCCTTGCCCCCGAAAAGCGGCATAAAGAAGACATTCTTGACCGTGTAGAGCGAACGATTCCTACCGCTGAGGGTCTACGCGAATTGGAAGCCAGTCCGCCGCCACCCGCTGACGAGGAGCAGGCGCCGGCTTCGACCAGAGGTAGTCGCAATATCTTCTTGCGCGTGCTTGGCCCTGGTTTCTTGAGCGGGATGGCGGGCAATGACTCCTCGGCTGTCACTTCCTATTCGGTAGATGGAGCGACAAACGGCTATGCCCATTTGTGGTTGTTGCTCCTCTCGACCCCACTCTATCAATCGGTGCAATTCGCGTGCGCCAAAGTAGGCCGCGTCACTCAAAAGGGACTGGCCGACGTGCTGCGGGAGCATTACAGCCGGGGCGTTGCTATCATCGCTGCCTGTATTCTCATCCTGGCGAATATGGCCTTGATCGCTGCCGACCTCGTCGCCGTAGGCAGCGGCCTGGAGTTGATTACACACATCTCCTGGATCTGGTTCGTGCTGCCTGTCGGGGCCAGCTTGTGGTACATTACCGTCTACCGCAACTTTGAGGCGCTGAAAAAGATCTTCATCGCTATGAGCCTCGTCTTTGTCGTCTACATCATCACGGCCATTTTTTCAGGAGCCAATTGGGGCGCTGTGCTGCTACATACCTTTGTGCCACAGATCGACTTCGGATTCGCCAGCATCAGCAGCGCCGTAGCCCTGCTTGGCGCGACTATCTCACCCTATACGATGTTCTGGCAGGTGCAGGGCGAGAAAGAGGAGAAACGCACAGGCTCGACCAGAAAGCAACTGCGCGAAGCCGGCCTGGATATTGCGAGCGGTGTGGTCAGTGGCAACCTGGTCTCATTCTTTATCATCGTGTGTACCGCCGCTACACTCTACGCGCATCATCAAGGTATTCAGACGGCGGCAGATGCCGCGAAAGCCTTGCAGCCCTTGCTCGGCCCATTTGCCGAATATCTTTTCGCTATCGGCTTTATCGGCGCGGGCATTGTGGCCATCCCCGTTCTGCTGGCCAGCACTTCGTATGCCATAGCGGGCACATTTGGCTGGCCGGCGGGACTCTCGAAGAAGCCCTGGCAAAACGAGGGGTTTTACCTGATTCTATCTGCCTGTAGTATTATCAGCATCGGTATCGCATTTTTGCGCATAGACCCCATCCAGCTGATGTTCTGGGCCAACGTCCTCAATGGCGTATTAGCGCCGCCGCTGGTCGTGTACCTGATCATTATCGGCAACAACCGTAAAATTATGGGCGAACACCGCCTGAACCTGATTACGAATATCGGTATGGTGCTGACCGCGCTCGTCATGTTCGCTGCCACTATTCTACTTTTCTATGGCCTGGCGACCGGTAAGGGCGGGTAG